A genomic segment from Nicotiana sylvestris chromosome 1, ASM39365v2, whole genome shotgun sequence encodes:
- the LOC104212652 gene encoding dof zinc finger protein DOF2.5 isoform X1 translates to METTQWTQDIGIVKSMAAEIAAPNVTVEKKVRPVKDQAINCPRCNSTNTKFCYYNNYSLTQPRYFCKTCRRYWTEGGTLRNVPVGGGSRKNNKRSSSSSSSSQKLPDLNPNPSFSPQNPNKIIVGNSCQDLNLGFQTVSHDHHQFHGVPQFLELPKMDSSNNGNNHLGSTPISALELLRTGIASRGFTSFITSPAPPDLNTLYTSGFPFQELKPRAGSNDHAAAALSYSNGVQENGGARIMFPLGADHHHHQSKGQENSTAGYWNGMLGGGSW, encoded by the exons ATGGAGACTACTCAATGGACTCAG GATATTGGAATAGTGAAATCCATGGCAGCAGAAATAGCTGCTCCTAATGTTACAGTGGAAAAGAAGGTGAGGCCAGTTAAGGATCAAGCAATAAATTGTCCAAGATGTAATTCAACAAATACAAAGTTTTGTTACTACAACAACTACAGTTTGACTCAACCAAGATACTTTTGCAAGACTTGTAGAAGGTATTGGACTGAAGGTGGAACTTTGAGGAATGTTCCAGTTGGAGGTGGttcaagaaaaaacaacaaaagatcatcttcttcttcttcttcatcgcaAAAGCTCCCCGATCTGAACCCTAATCCGAGTTTTTCTCCTCAAAACCCTAATAAGATTATTGTTGGAAATAGCTGCCAAGATCTCAACCTCGGGTTCCAAACTGTGTCACATGATCATCATCAGTTCCATGGTGTGCCTCAGTTTCTTGAATTGCCAAAGATGGATAGCAGCAATAATGGTAACAATCATCTAG GTAGTACACCAATATCAGCTCTGGAGCTGCTTAGGACCGGAATAGCCTCAAGAGGGTTTACTTCATTCATCACGTCGCCAGCACCACCAGATTTGAATACTTTATACACATCAGGGTTTCCATTTCAAGAATTAAAGCCTCGTGCTGGTAGTAATGATCATGCAGCAGCTGCCTTAAGTTATTCAAATGGGGTTCAAGAAAATGGAGGTGCAAGAATAATGTTCCCTCTAGGAGcagatcatcatcatcatcagagtAAAGGACAGGAGAATTCAACTGCAGGATATTGGAATGGGATGTTAGGTGGAGGATCCTGGTAA
- the LOC104212652 gene encoding dof zinc finger protein DOF2.5 isoform X2, whose amino-acid sequence MAAEIAAPNVTVEKKVRPVKDQAINCPRCNSTNTKFCYYNNYSLTQPRYFCKTCRRYWTEGGTLRNVPVGGGSRKNNKRSSSSSSSSQKLPDLNPNPSFSPQNPNKIIVGNSCQDLNLGFQTVSHDHHQFHGVPQFLELPKMDSSNNGNNHLGSTPISALELLRTGIASRGFTSFITSPAPPDLNTLYTSGFPFQELKPRAGSNDHAAAALSYSNGVQENGGARIMFPLGADHHHHQSKGQENSTAGYWNGMLGGGSW is encoded by the exons ATGGCAGCAGAAATAGCTGCTCCTAATGTTACAGTGGAAAAGAAGGTGAGGCCAGTTAAGGATCAAGCAATAAATTGTCCAAGATGTAATTCAACAAATACAAAGTTTTGTTACTACAACAACTACAGTTTGACTCAACCAAGATACTTTTGCAAGACTTGTAGAAGGTATTGGACTGAAGGTGGAACTTTGAGGAATGTTCCAGTTGGAGGTGGttcaagaaaaaacaacaaaagatcatcttcttcttcttcttcatcgcaAAAGCTCCCCGATCTGAACCCTAATCCGAGTTTTTCTCCTCAAAACCCTAATAAGATTATTGTTGGAAATAGCTGCCAAGATCTCAACCTCGGGTTCCAAACTGTGTCACATGATCATCATCAGTTCCATGGTGTGCCTCAGTTTCTTGAATTGCCAAAGATGGATAGCAGCAATAATGGTAACAATCATCTAG GTAGTACACCAATATCAGCTCTGGAGCTGCTTAGGACCGGAATAGCCTCAAGAGGGTTTACTTCATTCATCACGTCGCCAGCACCACCAGATTTGAATACTTTATACACATCAGGGTTTCCATTTCAAGAATTAAAGCCTCGTGCTGGTAGTAATGATCATGCAGCAGCTGCCTTAAGTTATTCAAATGGGGTTCAAGAAAATGGAGGTGCAAGAATAATGTTCCCTCTAGGAGcagatcatcatcatcatcagagtAAAGGACAGGAGAATTCAACTGCAGGATATTGGAATGGGATGTTAGGTGGAGGATCCTGGTAA
- the LOC104212651 gene encoding uncharacterized protein — translation MANLYVKAVPPADLNRNTDWFMYPGVWTTYILILFFSWLLVLSLFGCSPGIAWTVVNLGHFLVTYHFFHWKKGTPFADDQGMYNQLTWWEQIDNGKQLTRNRKFLTVVPVVLYLIASHTTDYQHPMLFFNTIAVMVLVIAKFPNMHKVRIFGINEDP, via the exons atggCAAATTTGTATGTAAAGGCAGTGCCACCGGCGGATCTGAACCGGAATACAGACTGGTTTATGTACCCAGGAGTATGGACCACCTATATACTCATCCTCTTCTTCTCATGGCTTCTTGTTCTTTCCCTTTTTGGCTGCTCTCCTGGCATCGCCTGGACCGTCGTCAATCTCGGTCACTTTCTT GTTACATATCACTTCTTTCATTGGAAGAAAGGAACCCCTTTTGCTGATGACCAGGGAATGTACAATCAATTGACCTGGTGGGAGCAAATTGACAATGGGAAACAGCTCACTCGTAACAGGAAATTCTTAACTGTTGTGCCTGTTGTGCT GTATTTGATAGCCTCACATACAACTGATTACCAACATCCAATGCTCTTCTTCAATACCATTGCTGTGATGGTGCTGGTTATTGCCAAGTTCCCCAATATGCACAAGGTCCGAATCTTCGGAATTAATGAGGATCCATGA